The following nucleotide sequence is from Melioribacteraceae bacterium.
AGTTTAAAGGAAACAACAGCTTAATAATCTAATTTCATCGTTAAATTGGATGTCGAATCGATAAATAGAAAAGTATATAAAATTAATCACTTGTATCATTAAAATATTTTTACTTTTTTGATAGACACATTTTAAAAAAGAAAACAGCTTTCTTCTTTACGAAATTCATCGCTTCGAAAAGTTAATCCTTTCGACTTCGTAATTTTAGCTGCCGGAGAATATGAGTATATCAATAAAAGAAGTAACAACGGATAAAGATTTAAAACGCTTTGTAGATTTTCAATACAAGTTATATAAGAACGATAAGTATTGGGTGCCGCCACTTAAGAAGGAAGAGCTTTTTTCTCTACGATTTGATAAAAATCCCGCCTTTGATTTTTGCGAAACAAAATATTGGCTTGCGTACAAAAACGACGAACTTGTAGGAAGAATTGCCGGAATCATTAATCACAAGTTCAATGAAAAGTTCAACAAAAAAATTATGCGTTTCGGGTGGATTGATTTTATCGACGATGAAGAAGTTTGTTCTTCACTTTTAACCGCTATTGAAAATTGGGCTAAAGAAAAAGGAATGCATGAAGTCCATGGTCCGCTTGGCTTTACGGATATGGACGGCGAAGGAACACTAATTGAAGGTTTCGAAGAAGTAAGTACACTCGGTGCGATTTATAATTATCCATATTATCCCAAGTTGATAGAAAGAAAAGGTTATACAAAAGATATTGATTGGATTGAATACCAAGTTAAAATGACTTCCGAACCTGTACCGGAAAAGATCAGTCGAATCAGCGACATTGCATTAAAAAGAAACAAACTCCGCGTGCTTCGTGTGAACAAGCCAAAAGAACTTTTGCCTTACGCTAGAGAAATGTTTTATTTGATTAATTCTTCTTACAAAGATCTTTACGGTTTTGTTGAACTTTCCGACAAGCAAATTGACATGTATGTAAAACAGTATTTCGGTTTTATTAAACCGGAATACTTGCCTGTAGTTCTGAATGAAAAAAATGAAATGGTTGCATTCGGAATTACGATGCCATCACTTTCAAAAGCATTTCAAAAAGCAAAGGGAAAACTCTTTCCATTTGGTTTTATTTATATTCTTAAAGCGATGAAAAACAATCCGGGGTTGGATTTGTACTTAACCGCTGTTCGTCCCGATATGCAGGATAAAGGTGTGAACGCAATTTTAATGAATGAAATAAACAAGCTGATCATTAAAAATAATATTCGAATTGTAGAAACAAATAGAGAACTTGAAGACAACTCCAAAGTTCAAGCACAATGGAGATTCTTCGAACATCGTCAGCATAAAAGAAGACGATGTTATAAAAAGAATATCTTATGATTTGATTAATTGATCATCAAAAACAAATCTGTTTCACTCGCCAATATCTTCATTCCACAATTCAGGATTTTCCTTTATGAATTTTTCCATTAAGGAAATACAATCAGGATCGTTTACAACTTCAACGTCAACACCGCATGAACGGACATAGTCTTCCGGTCCTTTAAAAGTTTTATTCTCACCAACCACTATCTTTGGAATTTTGTATAACAATGCTGTGCCGCTGCACATATCGCATGGTGATAATGTTGAATATAAAACGGCTCTTTGATAATCTTTTGCTTTTAATCTTCCGGCGTTTTCAAAACAATCCATTTCCGCATGAAGGATTGCACTTCCCTTTTGAACTCTTTGATTGTGTCCCCTACCGACTATTTTTCCATCAATTACCAAAACCGAACCGATCGGAATACCGCCTTCTTCATAACCTTTCTTTGCCTCATTTAGAGCTTCTTGCAAAAATTTGTCCTTCATCTTTTACCTCAGAATTGTTTCGAATAATTATAAAATTTCCTTTTCTGAAATTACACAACAGAAAACCCATTTTCTTTCTCAAAAATAACATTTAGAATCAAATCAGTTTCCCTTTCTAAAGAGAAACTTAATTTTTATATTGATTGCAATTAACAATAACTTATTTGGAAATGTGAAAACACTTATCCCAAAATCCGAAGCAAGGAAACTTGTAGTACAAAGACGAACTGAATTAACTTCGGTTGATATCTCACAAAAAACAGAAAGAATAATTCAGCGTCTTTCTACATTAGATGAATTCGTTCATGCTCAAACAGTTCATTGCTATATTGCCAGCAGACCGGGCGAAGTTGATACAAAAAAATTAATCAACTACATGGAAGGCTGGGGTAAAGTTATTGTTATCCCTAAACTCAACAAGAGAACCAAGACATTCAACCGGTTTAATTTTATGGGTTGGGAATATTTGGTAAAGAACAACGAAGGTTATCTTGAACCTCACGTCGGAATTGATGAAGATATGAGTGATATCGATTTAGTAATTGTTCCTGCACTTGCAATTTCGGTTTCGGGTCAACGTGTTGGTTACGGAGGCGGTTATTATGATAAACTTCTCAAGAAAACATTTGCACCAAAAATTGTTCTCGCATATGAATTTCAAATATTCGATTATATTGAATCTCATTTTCATGATGCTCGTGTGGATAAAATTGTAACTGAAATCAGAACAATCAACACTAGAGAAAGTTCTAGAAAATTTGATTCTTAATTCTCATCTTATTCTTTAATGAATGAACAAGAAAAGAAAATAGAAAACGAAGAAAATGATAATCAATATTCCGATCAACAATTAATCCCTTCACAAAAAAGACTTTATCGCTCACCATATAACTTTGTGCTTCTCGGTATCTCCGGTGGTATCGCTGAGTATATGAACATCCATCCTCTTTTAGTGAGATTCATTTTTATTTTAACCGCCATTCTTGGTGGTTGGGGAATTATTGCTTATATCATTTGTGCATTTTTAATTCCCAAACATCCAACACAAAAAGGTAAGAGTAGTTTTCAGAATGTAAGTTCAACAAAATTACTTGGATTTATCTTTATAGGTATCGGCGTTTATTTCTGGCTTCCGGCAATCGGAATTTTTCGTTTAATTGAATCAATAGATTTAAAACAGAATATTCTCGTTGCTTTGATTTTGGTTTTTCTAGGAATATTCGTCTTGGTAAAGGGAAAACACATTCCTAAAAAAGAACCAGAACAAAAAGAAAAAAATTTTGTCAGATCAATTAATAAAAGAAGATTGTTGGGTGTGTGTTCAGGTTTGGCAAGTTATCTAAAAGTCGATGTAACATTGATCAGAATAATTTGCATGTTGCTAACATTTTTTACATTAGGATTAGTTTTATTGTTCTATTTATTTATTGGTTATTTTATCCCAAGAGAAGAAACCGAGGTATTAGCTAATGAATAATTATTTAGCAATTGGTTCAACTTTATTTTTTGCGGGAATTTTTATCTTCTTGAACTTTGTCGGTTTGACAAACACATCTTTCTTAAAAGGTTTTGCATTCCTATTTATGTTTTATGGGTTAATAACAATAATCACTTTATTTAAATCCGGTAATAGAGGCAAACTGTTTTTTGCTACTGTGTTTTTAAATATTGGAATAATATTGTATGTAATAGAAAATTATGAGATTCTGAATTACTACAATATAATTTTACCGAGTATATTATTTGTAATAGGTGCCGGTTTATTTGTAGTGTATTTAGAAAATCTATCTGAATTCCCGATTCTTGTTTCTGCGTTATTTTTTATGGTACTTTCATTGATAGCAATACTAATGTTTGACAACAGAATTGTTCAATTCGCCCATCGAGTTACACTTATCATATTCGATTACTGGCCTCTGTTTATGATTTTGTTTGGATTGGTTTTAATTCTTTACAAACCAAAAAACTCAACGTCTAGCGGGAGTAGTGGCAGAAGCATTAACACTTCCGAATAATACTGCAGGACCTTGCGGTAATTCCGATCCGGTCAAAGGTTCTATAGTAACTCTTACAAGTTCAACTTGATTTTTCGGTAAATACGGAATGTCTTTAATAGGGATATATTTCTGCGCCCGGCTTGGCACATAACTTCCGACTGAGTATGATCTTCCGTCGCTGATTAACCAAATTTGAAATGCTTGATCTGTGCCCAATGTCGGCATTTCTGATAATTCAAGTAAACCTTCGCGATGAGTAAAAGAAAGCATCAATTTACCGTAGCCGCTTGTGTTGTTATCCACGGGAGATAATTGAATAATTTGAATGTCTTTATAATTCATAAATTCAATCAATTCGTCAAATCTGTTAACAAGATCTCTTGTTGATTGAACTTCTTGTTGAAGTGAGTTTATTCTGCTTTCAAGAGCTGCAAATTGTGAATCATAATCTTTTGAAGAA
It contains:
- a CDS encoding nucleoside deaminase codes for the protein MKDKFLQEALNEAKKGYEEGGIPIGSVLVIDGKIVGRGHNQRVQKGSAILHAEMDCFENAGRLKAKDYQRAVLYSTLSPCDMCSGTALLYKIPKIVVGENKTFKGPEDYVRSCGVDVEVVNDPDCISLMEKFIKENPELWNEDIGE
- a CDS encoding 5-formyltetrahydrofolate cyclo-ligase — encoded protein: MKTLIPKSEARKLVVQRRTELTSVDISQKTERIIQRLSTLDEFVHAQTVHCYIASRPGEVDTKKLINYMEGWGKVIVIPKLNKRTKTFNRFNFMGWEYLVKNNEGYLEPHVGIDEDMSDIDLVIVPALAISVSGQRVGYGGGYYDKLLKKTFAPKIVLAYEFQIFDYIESHFHDARVDKIVTEIRTINTRESSRKFDS
- a CDS encoding PspC domain-containing protein gives rise to the protein MNEQEKKIENEENDNQYSDQQLIPSQKRLYRSPYNFVLLGISGGIAEYMNIHPLLVRFIFILTAILGGWGIIAYIICAFLIPKHPTQKGKSSFQNVSSTKLLGFIFIGIGVYFWLPAIGIFRLIESIDLKQNILVALILVFLGIFVLVKGKHIPKKEPEQKEKNFVRSINKRRLLGVCSGLASYLKVDVTLIRIICMLLTFFTLGLVLLFYLFIGYFIPREETEVLANE